The following proteins are co-located in the Hevea brasiliensis isolate MT/VB/25A 57/8 chromosome 11, ASM3005281v1, whole genome shotgun sequence genome:
- the LOC110663813 gene encoding ethylene-responsive transcription factor ERF017-like has translation MAEKPTDSSDSKFKGVRKRKWGKWVSEIRLPNSRERIWLGSYDSAEKAAHAFDAALFCLRGRTAKFNFPNNPPLIVGGQSLSPPEIQVAAARFANSKPPRNQLESSSSTDQSAVSELQAESPCPSVVLDLTAQMDGSRRMLDSPFLDSSNYLTEYGIFPGFDDLHNDLLAPLTAPSLEFGEENFDGVIGEDPFLWRF, from the coding sequence ATGGCAGAGAAGCCCACCGATAGCAGCGATTCCAAGTTCAAAGGTGTCCGCAAGCGTAAATGGGGGAAGTGGGTGTCCGAAATCCGTCTACCAAACAGTAGGGAGCGAATTTGGTTAGGATCGTACGATTCGGCAGAGAAAGCCGCACATGCTTTTGATGCCGCACTCTTTTGCTTACGTGGCCGCACAGCCAAATTCAATTTTCCAAATAATCCACCGCTCATAGTGGGTGGGCAGTCGCTTTCTCCGCCCGAAATTCAAGTAGCTGCTGCTAGGTTTGCAAATTCTAAGCCTCCGAGAAACCAATTGGAGAGTTCTTCGTCTACGGATCAATCGGCTGTGTCGGAGTTGCAAGCGGAGTCCCCGTGTCCTTCGGTAGTGTTAGATTTGACAGCACAAATGGATGGTAGTAGGCGGATGCTGGATTCCCCATTCTTGGATTCGAGCAATTATCTGACGGAATACGGGATATTCCCAGGTTTTGATGATCTTCACAATGATCTTTTAGCACCACTAACAGCACCTAGCCTTGAGTTTGGAGAGGAGAACTTTGATGGTGTTATAGGTGAAGACCCATTTCTCTGGCGTTTTTGA